A window from Campylobacter concisus encodes these proteins:
- a CDS encoding plasminogen-binding N-terminal domain-containing protein has product MKRIFVILSLVFGFAFGADFSLNEYRTPIISVDSDGTATIVDSPEILIGSSGVVLHKFDTDSSIIARVSVISKNSGFAKIRFEVFDLLEQKALPLPGIAPANGDMVVLNYLYNRSLIIVPNKEIYEEITSAFPNMIFIHPDIIGAYLSYEYKPNPSRDDFRKMCAQSAAGLIFVAMDGRSVFADCQSFKVLKEFKSGEVEYYQLPFYTRVSDIDTVFWKLNSEHINNYDAHYEKLFEEDN; this is encoded by the coding sequence TTGAAACGTATATTTGTGATTTTATCGCTAGTTTTTGGCTTTGCTTTTGGGGCTGATTTTTCTTTAAATGAGTATAGAACTCCTATAATTAGCGTCGATAGTGATGGCACAGCGACGATAGTTGATAGTCCAGAAATTTTAATCGGCTCAAGTGGTGTCGTGCTTCATAAATTTGATACTGATAGCTCTATCATCGCAAGAGTTAGTGTTATCTCAAAAAATTCTGGCTTTGCTAAGATTAGATTTGAGGTGTTTGATCTGCTTGAGCAAAAGGCGCTCCCACTTCCAGGCATTGCACCTGCAAATGGTGATATGGTCGTGCTAAACTATCTTTATAACCGCTCATTAATCATCGTGCCAAATAAAGAAATTTACGAAGAGATCACATCTGCGTTTCCAAATATGATATTTATCCACCCAGATATTATAGGAGCGTATCTAAGCTACGAATACAAGCCAAATCCAAGCAGAGATGACTTTAGAAAAATGTGCGCTCAAAGTGCAGCCGGTCTAATTTTTGTAGCGATGGATGGCAGAAGCGTTTTTGCTGATTGCCAAAGCTTTAAAGTGCTAAAAGAATTTAAAAGTGGTGAGGTTGAGTACTACCAGCTACCATTTTATACAAGAGTTAGCGACATAGACACTGTGTTTTGGAAACTAAATAGTGAGCACATCAACAACTACGACGCTCACTACGAAAAACTTTTTGAAGAAGACAACTGA
- a CDS encoding peptidoglycan DD-metalloendopeptidase family protein, with product MPRIFIIFAILSINLYAIKPSVDELSWPNGSNFLNFLETNKIPLSLYYNLATEDQELTEEIIAGTKYQIYKDDNGNTKQVLIPVSDELQMHIFRDDNDKFKLEFLPISYQSEDKFLALKVDKSVSEDIFDYTGSGTLALGFKEIFKGSGIDFKKINKGDTIAIVYNQKIRMGRSFGTPEIYAAMIETKNKRYVMYKFEDKFYDKNGKKNDKFLLVRPLANARITSAFTLKRWHPILQRYRAHLGVDYGAPKGTPIKAAGDGTVKFVGQKSGYGRTVIISHAGGYETLYAHLNGFAKGIKGGLKVKQGTLIAYVGTSGMSTGPHLHFGLYRDNKPINPESAIKVVKSLEDKKESAKFKAVVSKNDELIKNALSNEKEYHKVEFFPNVIEF from the coding sequence ATGCCTCGTATTTTTATAATTTTTGCAATATTATCTATAAATTTATACGCTATAAAGCCAAGTGTCGACGAGCTTAGCTGGCCAAATGGAAGTAACTTCTTAAATTTCTTAGAGACAAACAAAATCCCACTTTCACTTTACTATAACTTAGCAACCGAAGATCAAGAGCTAACAGAAGAGATCATCGCTGGTACAAAGTATCAAATTTATAAAGACGACAACGGCAACACCAAACAAGTGCTAATCCCTGTTAGCGACGAGCTTCAAATGCATATTTTTAGAGATGACAATGATAAATTTAAGCTCGAATTTCTTCCTATCTCTTATCAAAGCGAGGATAAATTTTTAGCTTTAAAGGTGGACAAATCAGTCTCTGAAGACATTTTTGACTACACTGGCTCTGGCACACTAGCTCTTGGCTTTAAAGAAATTTTTAAAGGAAGTGGCATTGATTTTAAAAAGATAAATAAAGGCGATACGATTGCTATCGTTTATAATCAAAAAATACGCATGGGCCGCTCTTTTGGCACTCCAGAAATTTATGCTGCGATGATAGAAACAAAAAATAAACGATATGTTATGTATAAATTTGAAGATAAATTTTATGATAAAAACGGCAAGAAAAATGATAAATTTTTACTAGTCCGCCCTCTTGCAAACGCTAGAATCACATCAGCTTTTACTCTAAAAAGATGGCACCCTATTCTCCAAAGATATAGAGCGCATCTTGGCGTTGACTACGGTGCTCCAAAAGGTACACCAATCAAAGCTGCAGGCGATGGCACGGTTAAATTTGTCGGACAAAAAAGCGGATATGGCAGAACCGTCATCATCTCTCACGCTGGTGGTTATGAAACGCTTTATGCTCATCTAAATGGCTTTGCTAAAGGCATAAAAGGTGGTCTAAAAGTCAAACAAGGCACGCTTATAGCCTACGTTGGCACAAGCGGTATGAGCACAGGGCCACACCTTCATTTTGGTCTTTATAGAGACAATAAGCCTATCAATCCAGAAAGTGCAATAAAGGTCGTTAAAAGTCTAGAAGACAAGAAAGAATCAGCCAAATTTAAAGCAGTTGTTAGCAAAAATGACGAGCTAATAAAAAATGCTTTAAGCAATGAAAAAGAGTATCACAAAGTGGAATTTTTTCCTAATGTAATAGAATTTTAA
- the mgtE gene encoding magnesium transporter — translation MSQELEEAKELIDQHLDENLEDGELSAYELAQHLKTLKKHDEELFAKYLEKLDPEILGDVAIELPDHMLKDVIDTLPAEKIVEALEELESDDATDLLQYIEDIDEDKARELFNELDKENQNEILRLRSYDEDRAGAHMQTELFSAHLEEKLGSAVARLRQEKQEGKLENVSQLFIIDKNSVLQYAIPLEDLILFDFTKTLKQNIESTQIDHYKPHMANDMDLMQDVADMFQEYDLNVIAVTSSTGILLGRITYDDIHDYIQESATEQIYNLAGVDDESEEDDTLFKAGRGRAVWLGINLLTALFSSSIIGLFDETIAAYVALAVLMPIVASMGGNTGTQALAVTVRRLALGEIEFKDAKSVLKREVTISLVNGLIFGVIMGIIAAVWFNKGMLGVVIGLSMVTNLFFAGFFGTIIPLTLRRFNIDPAVGSAVILTTFTDAIGFFSFLGLAKWILL, via the coding sequence TTGAGCCAAGAACTAGAAGAAGCAAAAGAGCTGATAGATCAGCATTTAGATGAAAATTTAGAAGACGGCGAGCTCTCTGCATACGAGCTAGCCCAGCACCTAAAAACACTTAAAAAGCACGACGAGGAGCTTTTTGCCAAGTATCTTGAAAAGCTAGATCCTGAAATTTTGGGTGACGTGGCGATAGAGTTACCTGATCACATGCTAAAAGACGTGATCGACACGCTCCCGGCTGAAAAGATCGTAGAAGCGCTCGAAGAGCTAGAGAGTGACGATGCTACTGACCTACTCCAATACATCGAAGATATCGATGAGGACAAGGCTAGAGAGCTTTTTAACGAGCTAGATAAAGAAAATCAAAACGAAATTTTAAGACTTAGAAGCTACGATGAGGATAGAGCTGGTGCGCACATGCAAACAGAGCTATTTTCAGCTCATCTTGAAGAGAAGCTTGGCAGCGCAGTTGCAAGACTAAGACAAGAGAAGCAAGAAGGAAAACTAGAAAACGTCTCACAGCTTTTCATCATCGATAAAAATAGCGTCTTGCAATACGCCATCCCGCTTGAAGATCTCATCCTTTTTGACTTCACAAAAACGCTAAAACAAAATATCGAATCAACCCAGATCGACCACTACAAGCCTCACATGGCAAATGATATGGATCTCATGCAAGATGTCGCTGATATGTTTCAAGAGTACGATCTAAACGTTATCGCAGTTACAAGCAGCACTGGAATTTTGCTAGGTCGTATCACGTATGATGATATCCACGACTACATTCAAGAGAGCGCAACAGAGCAAATTTATAACCTAGCTGGCGTTGATGACGAGTCAGAAGAAGATGATACGCTATTTAAAGCGGGTCGTGGCCGTGCGGTTTGGCTTGGCATAAATTTACTAACAGCCCTTTTTAGCTCATCTATCATCGGACTTTTTGACGAGACGATCGCAGCATACGTCGCACTTGCTGTACTTATGCCAATAGTTGCTTCAATGGGTGGCAACACTGGCACGCAAGCACTTGCTGTTACGGTTCGTCGTTTGGCACTTGGCGAGATAGAATTTAAAGATGCAAAGAGCGTTTTAAAGCGTGAGGTGACGATATCGCTTGTAAATGGCCTCATCTTTGGCGTCATCATGGGTATCATCGCCGCTGTTTGGTTTAACAAAGGCATGCTTGGCGTGGTTATCGGCCTTAGTATGGTTACAAATTTATTCTTCGCAGGCTTTTTTGGCACGATCATACCTTTGACGCTAAGGCGCTTTAACATCGATCCTGCTGTTGGCTCGGCGGTCATTCTTACAACTTTTACAGACGCGATAGGATTTTTTAGCTTTTTAGGACTTGCAAAATGGATACTACTATAA
- a CDS encoding NUDIX domain-containing protein codes for MDTTITNLEILPLGESKYLKPFKMKFKQNGLQRDWDCVKVMNSVSIFLYHEQKDAFLFVKQFRPAVWYSQEKEGIKTKEQGFTYELCAGLMDKGLSEEQTAREEAVEEVGYELKEMERITMTYGAFGFGGNTQTMFYAKIDESMKVNSGGGVDGEDIELVFIKREDMMKFAFDESKVKGFGLIFAYLWWEKFKS; via the coding sequence ATGGATACTACTATAACAAATTTAGAAATTTTACCTCTTGGTGAGTCAAAATACCTAAAGCCATTTAAGATGAAATTTAAACAAAATGGCTTGCAAAGAGACTGGGACTGCGTCAAGGTGATGAATAGCGTTAGTATATTTTTATATCACGAGCAAAAAGATGCATTTTTGTTTGTCAAGCAGTTTCGCCCAGCCGTTTGGTACTCGCAAGAAAAAGAAGGCATCAAAACAAAAGAGCAAGGCTTTACCTACGAGCTTTGCGCAGGGCTTATGGATAAGGGGCTAAGCGAGGAGCAAACCGCTAGAGAAGAGGCAGTCGAAGAGGTTGGATACGAGCTAAAAGAGATGGAGCGCATCACGATGACGTATGGCGCTTTTGGCTTTGGTGGCAACACTCAAACGATGTTTTACGCAAAGATCGATGAGAGCATGAAGGTAAATTCTGGCGGCGGCGTCGACGGAGAGGATATAGAGCTTGTTTTCATAAAGCGAGAAGATATGATGAAATTTGCCTTTGACGAGAGCAAAGTTAAGGGCTTTGGGCTCATATTTGCTTATTTGTGGTGGGAGAAATTTAAAAGCTAA
- a CDS encoding menaquinone biosynthesis decarboxylase: MDYIKLLKENNLLRVIDEPADIDLEIAHASYIEVKREGSQALLFKNPVCKKTGRKFAPVLTNIYGSKRALELIFGLKPDEIAAEIEKLLKPRKPENFKEKLDFLAYLFNMRKIFTKRLKGEGECQQVKFIGEDADLLSLPALKTWPYDGGAFITMGQVYTQSLDGNLQNLGMYRLQIYDKNHLGMHWQIHKDGANFFHEYKRAGKKMPVSVAIGGDPLYIWCGQAPLPKGVFELLLYGFIRKEPAKLVKSLTNEIYVPHDVDYVIEGFVDTAKCELEGPFGDHTGFYTPIEPFPVMEVTAITSKREPVFHATVVGKPPLEDKYMGWATERVFLPLLRTTVPELLDYNMPENGVFHNLILAKINTLYPAHAKQAMHAFWGVGQMSFVKHAIFVGADAPELKNYDEFTSFVLNYFGSQSVLISQGVCDQLDHASPNSCFGGKLGVDATQDFCKFRPMVLSDSELLAKFQSVTPNVKELKQFKTDTKTPICVVKFEKDCVVKELFDKLLTFREFFKLLIVVDMQNHLENPYMLLWRVTNNIDALRDIFIDGENFCVDATSKDELEGYTRGWPLQTDCDHEVVADLVKRGIVKDEPELFKKFEIFG; this comes from the coding sequence ATGGACTACATCAAGCTTTTAAAAGAAAATAATCTACTTCGCGTCATCGACGAGCCTGCGGATATCGACCTAGAGATCGCGCACGCAAGCTATATCGAGGTCAAGCGCGAGGGTTCGCAAGCGCTACTTTTTAAAAACCCAGTTTGCAAAAAAACTGGGCGTAAATTTGCCCCAGTGCTTACAAATATCTATGGCTCAAAACGTGCGCTTGAGCTTATCTTTGGGCTAAAGCCTGATGAGATCGCAGCCGAGATAGAAAAGCTTTTAAAACCCAGAAAACCAGAGAATTTCAAAGAAAAGCTTGATTTTTTAGCCTATCTTTTTAATATGAGAAAAATTTTTACTAAAAGGCTAAAAGGTGAGGGCGAGTGCCAGCAGGTAAAATTTATAGGCGAAGATGCTGATTTGCTATCGCTTCCAGCACTAAAGACATGGCCATATGATGGTGGCGCATTTATTACGATGGGGCAGGTCTATACGCAAAGCTTGGACGGAAATTTACAAAATTTAGGTATGTATCGCTTGCAAATTTATGACAAAAATCACCTTGGCATGCACTGGCAGATCCACAAAGACGGCGCAAATTTCTTTCACGAGTATAAGCGTGCAGGCAAAAAAATGCCAGTCTCTGTAGCCATTGGCGGTGATCCACTCTACATCTGGTGTGGGCAAGCGCCGCTTCCAAAGGGAGTTTTTGAACTTTTACTTTATGGTTTTATCCGCAAAGAGCCAGCCAAACTTGTAAAATCCTTAACGAATGAAATTTACGTCCCGCACGATGTAGACTACGTAATAGAGGGCTTTGTGGATACGGCTAAGTGCGAGCTTGAGGGGCCATTTGGCGATCATACCGGCTTTTATACGCCTATCGAGCCTTTTCCGGTGATGGAGGTTACGGCGATAACTAGCAAGCGTGAGCCGGTATTTCACGCGACTGTGGTTGGAAAGCCGCCACTCGAGGATAAGTACATGGGCTGGGCGACTGAGCGGGTTTTTTTGCCACTTTTGCGAACGACGGTGCCAGAGCTTCTGGACTACAATATGCCTGAAAATGGCGTCTTTCACAACCTAATCTTAGCCAAGATAAATACGCTCTATCCAGCTCATGCAAAGCAGGCTATGCACGCATTTTGGGGCGTTGGGCAGATGAGTTTTGTAAAACATGCCATTTTTGTTGGAGCCGATGCGCCTGAACTTAAAAATTATGATGAATTTACTAGCTTTGTTTTAAATTATTTTGGTAGTCAGAGTGTGCTAATAAGCCAAGGTGTGTGCGATCAACTTGATCATGCTAGTCCAAATTCGTGTTTTGGTGGCAAACTCGGCGTAGATGCGACGCAAGATTTTTGTAAATTTAGACCTATGGTTTTAAGCGACAGCGAGCTTTTGGCTAAATTTCAAAGCGTTACGCCAAATGTAAAAGAGCTTAAGCAGTTTAAAACGGATACCAAAACGCCTATTTGTGTGGTGAAATTTGAAAAAGATTGTGTGGTAAAAGAGCTTTTTGACAAGCTTTTGACATTTAGAGAATTTTTCAAACTCCTTATCGTTGTAGATATGCAAAATCACCTTGAAAACCCATATATGCTACTTTGGCGTGTGACAAACAATATCGATGCTTTGCGTGATATTTTCATAGATGGTGAAAATTTCTGCGTAGATGCGACGAGCAAGGACGAGCTAGAGGGATATACGCGTGGCTGGCCATTACAAACGGATTGTGACCACGAAGTAGTTGCTGATCTAGTTAAGCGCGGTATAGTAAAAGATGAGCCAGAGTTATTTAAAAAATTTGAAATATTTGGCTAG
- a CDS encoding Imm10 family immunity protein: MFELKFKAKAISATKNSKDNYYMIGLADDKYNYKNYIIFQRPIKLKKGDDENADINGLYAECNGDICYNACKRVKITDKSIIFEVQDSLICVDTEGVKLNERFMKYSKEIFGKLLKCSISK, encoded by the coding sequence GTGTTTGAGCTAAAATTTAAAGCAAAAGCCATAAGCGCTACCAAAAATAGCAAAGACAACTACTATATGATCGGTCTTGCAGACGACAAATATAACTACAAAAACTACATAATCTTTCAAAGACCGATCAAACTAAAAAAGGGCGACGACGAAAACGCCGACATAAACGGCCTATATGCCGAGTGCAATGGCGACATTTGCTACAACGCTTGCAAAAGGGTGAAGATCACTGATAAGAGCATCATTTTTGAGGTGCAAGATAGCCTCATTTGCGTAGATACTGAGGGTGTAAAGCTTAATGAGCGCTTTATGAAATATAGCAAAGAGATATTTGGCAAGCTGCTAAAATGTAGCATATCGAAGTAA
- the hemC gene encoding hydroxymethylbilane synthase translates to MKEIKIATRKSTLALWQSEHIKARIEAQHKGVKVVLEGMKTKGDVILDTPLAKIGGKGLFTKELEDSMLKGETDIAVHSLKDVPVVFPKGLRLAAICSREDTRDAMISEKFAKFSDLPHGAKVGTTSLRRKMQLLIMRPDLEIISLRGNVQTRLRKLKEGEFDAIILAMAGINRLNIKAEVAHIYTFGFDEMIPAMGQGALGVEARDEKQILDEISFLNDENAVIETTIERDFVSVLEGGCQVPIGISARLKGDEIYIDAIVGLPDGSEYIKDSLKTSKDKFQSIGKELAHKFIEKGAKELLKRAEEMA, encoded by the coding sequence ATGAAAGAGATAAAAATAGCAACTAGAAAGAGCACCTTAGCACTTTGGCAAAGTGAGCATATCAAGGCTAGGATCGAGGCGCAGCACAAGGGCGTGAAGGTCGTGCTTGAGGGCATGAAGACAAAGGGCGACGTGATCCTTGACACGCCACTTGCAAAGATCGGTGGCAAAGGGCTTTTTACAAAAGAGCTTGAAGATAGCATGCTAAAAGGCGAGACTGACATCGCAGTGCATAGCCTAAAAGACGTGCCAGTAGTCTTTCCAAAAGGGCTTAGACTAGCGGCCATTTGCTCACGCGAGGATACTAGAGATGCGATGATAAGTGAGAAATTTGCTAAATTTAGCGACCTGCCACATGGTGCAAAGGTTGGCACAACGAGCCTACGCCGCAAGATGCAGCTACTTATCATGAGGCCTGATCTTGAGATCATCTCACTTCGAGGTAATGTGCAAACTAGACTTAGAAAGCTAAAAGAGGGCGAATTTGACGCGATCATTTTGGCGATGGCTGGCATAAACCGCCTAAATATCAAGGCTGAAGTGGCGCACATCTACACATTTGGCTTTGACGAGATGATACCTGCGATGGGTCAGGGTGCTCTTGGCGTTGAGGCTAGAGATGAGAAGCAAATTTTAGATGAGATCTCTTTTTTAAATGACGAAAATGCAGTCATAGAAACGACCATAGAGCGTGACTTTGTAAGTGTTTTAGAGGGTGGCTGCCAAGTGCCAATAGGCATAAGCGCAAGGCTAAAAGGTGATGAAATTTATATCGATGCGATCGTTGGCCTGCCTGATGGAAGTGAGTATATAAAAGATAGCTTAAAGACTAGCAAAGATAAATTTCAAAGCATCGGCAAAGAGCTGGCGCATAAATTTATAGAAAAAGGGGCGAAAGAGCTTTTAAAACGCGCTGAAGAGATGGCGTAG
- a CDS encoding FxsA family protein, giving the protein MRFFAFLFFLIEAIFIYLFVDKFGFLNYFLEVLVSGFVGIAFLLNAGFSSLNSPQVAFKSFLGGNLFSQLGLSFGGMLLFLPGILTDIFGIAVVIFSLIFKKNAAKNESYQEFKFQNFSEQSAKKDDGEIIDVEVIEEPKRVK; this is encoded by the coding sequence ATGAGATTTTTTGCATTTTTGTTTTTTTTGATAGAAGCGATATTTATCTATCTTTTTGTTGATAAATTTGGCTTTTTAAACTACTTTCTTGAGGTGCTTGTTTCTGGATTTGTGGGTATCGCATTTCTTTTAAATGCTGGATTTTCTAGCTTAAATTCGCCTCAAGTGGCGTTTAAAAGCTTTCTTGGTGGAAATTTATTTAGTCAGTTAGGACTTAGCTTTGGTGGAATGCTTTTATTTTTGCCAGGAATTTTAACAGATATTTTTGGCATAGCTGTAGTTATTTTTTCTTTGATATTTAAGAAAAATGCAGCGAAAAATGAGAGCTATCAGGAGTTTAAATTTCAAAATTTTAGCGAGCAGAGTGCTAAAAAAGATGATGGCGAGATCATCGACGTTGAGGTCATCGAAGAGCCAAAAAGAGTAAAATAG
- a CDS encoding proline--tRNA ligase, with the protein MRFSKFYAPTTKEAPKDASLPSHKFLIRGGFVEQIGSGLYNYLPLGKIMHEKISRIAREEMNEAGALEVIFSVVTSGELWKQSGRYNVFGKELLRFKDRKENDFVLSPTNEEAAVALVRGKVTSYKQLPLNLYQINTKFRDEARPRFGLLRGREFTMKDAYSFHSSKEDLKREFDLMEATYSKIFTRLGLNFRAVEADSGAIGGSGSKEFMVLASNGEDDILCCEACKYAANIEAARRKARTTDAEAPEADAAKFKTPDTKTIKGVAEFFKVSEFYCIKAVMKKAIYEDKEEVVVFFVRGDDELQETKAQNACNALELVDASEEEIIKAGLVAGFCGPVGLKDVKFYIDNELKGANNMICGANEKDYHFVGVSVSGFNEERFKDLVKVKEGDKCPVCGGNLKLSKGIEVGHIFQLGDKYSAAMNATYLDENGKAKPFLMGCYGIGISRLIAVMIEASHDEKGCIWKKECAPFDVEIIISNLKDEEGVKFAFELYESLKKAGVSVIIDDRNERFGVKMNDFELIGFPYALLVGKEFANGKVEFITRDGLSKETIGVNEAFKKIKESL; encoded by the coding sequence ATGAGATTTAGTAAATTTTATGCACCAACGACCAAAGAAGCGCCAAAAGACGCATCTTTGCCAAGTCATAAATTTTTAATAAGAGGTGGATTTGTCGAGCAGATAGGCTCAGGGCTTTATAACTATCTACCGCTTGGAAAGATCATGCATGAGAAAATTTCTCGTATCGCACGAGAGGAGATGAACGAAGCTGGAGCACTAGAGGTGATTTTTAGTGTGGTCACTTCAGGTGAGCTTTGGAAACAAAGTGGACGTTACAACGTCTTTGGCAAGGAGCTTTTGCGCTTTAAAGATAGAAAAGAAAATGACTTTGTACTAAGCCCAACAAACGAAGAAGCAGCCGTTGCTTTGGTACGTGGCAAGGTGACTAGCTATAAGCAGTTGCCACTAAATCTATACCAGATAAATACTAAATTTCGTGACGAAGCAAGGCCACGCTTTGGCTTGCTAAGAGGACGAGAATTTACGATGAAAGATGCTTATAGCTTTCACTCAAGCAAAGAGGATCTAAAGCGTGAGTTTGACCTTATGGAGGCAACTTATAGTAAGATTTTTACCCGTTTGGGGCTAAATTTTAGAGCCGTTGAGGCTGATAGTGGAGCTATCGGTGGTAGCGGCAGTAAAGAATTTATGGTGCTTGCAAGTAATGGCGAAGATGACATCCTTTGCTGTGAGGCTTGCAAATACGCTGCAAATATAGAGGCTGCTAGGAGAAAAGCTAGAACAACCGATGCTGAGGCACCAGAGGCTGACGCGGCTAAATTTAAAACGCCAGATACAAAGACTATAAAAGGTGTGGCAGAATTTTTCAAAGTTAGCGAGTTTTACTGCATAAAAGCTGTTATGAAAAAGGCGATCTATGAGGACAAGGAAGAGGTCGTGGTCTTTTTTGTAAGAGGTGACGACGAGCTTCAAGAGACAAAGGCACAAAATGCTTGTAATGCGCTTGAACTTGTCGATGCTAGCGAAGAAGAGATTATAAAAGCTGGGCTTGTGGCTGGATTTTGCGGACCAGTTGGGCTAAAAGATGTGAAATTTTATATAGACAACGAGCTAAAAGGCGCAAATAATATGATATGTGGCGCTAACGAAAAGGATTACCACTTTGTTGGCGTTAGTGTTAGCGGATTTAACGAAGAGAGATTTAAAGACCTTGTAAAGGTAAAAGAGGGTGATAAATGCCCAGTTTGCGGCGGAAATTTAAAGCTTAGCAAGGGTATAGAAGTTGGTCATATCTTTCAACTAGGCGATAAATATTCAGCTGCTATGAATGCGACATATCTTGATGAAAACGGCAAGGCAAAGCCATTTTTGATGGGCTGCTACGGCATCGGCATCAGTAGGCTGATTGCCGTAATGATAGAGGCTAGCCACGATGAGAAGGGCTGCATCTGGAAAAAAGAGTGTGCGCCGTTTGATGTCGAGATCATCATCTCAAATTTAAAAGATGAAGAGGGCGTAAAATTTGCATTTGAGCTTTATGAGAGCCTTAAAAAAGCTGGCGTTAGTGTCATCATCGATGATAGAAACGAGAGATTTGGCGTTAAGATGAATGATTTTGAGCTTATCGGCTTTCCTTACGCGCTACTTGTGGGTAAAGAATTTGCAAATGGCAAGGTCGAGTTTATAACAAGAGATGGTTTAAGTAAAGAAACGATCGGTGTAAACGAAGCCTTTAAAAAGATAAAAGAAAGCTTATGA
- the hemA gene encoding glutamyl-tRNA reductase has translation MHYLDISFTYKNTDISVREKLAFDSDEKKEQILKLLRSNKSINECMVLNTCNRVEIIASVSDLESATTHAFRCMSVFSGVFEDELYERADIYEDSGAVHHLFAVASSLDSLVVGETQIVGQLKNAFKFAYDSSACGEQISKIIHYACKCAAKVRNETQISKNPISVSSVAVAKAKEIFGTLEGKTSIVVGAGEMGELAAKHLISSGAEVIIINRSSERVEQLVDSLGDNASWDSILKLKEYVNNYDLIFSSTAAPHAIITNAIIEPREFHRYFFDIAVPRDIDLINTEFISVYTVDSLEEIVRKNLALREEQAQKAYSIVGQGTSEFLKILKEDMSVPLIKSIRKQAEICAKNELEKAIKKGYLKHSDYEEAQKLIHQVFKAFLHQPTMKLKSLADEERSSELSNGVRFLFDIKEEQNFQVGDIDEI, from the coding sequence ATGCACTATTTAGATATAAGTTTTACATATAAAAACACTGATATTTCTGTCAGAGAAAAGCTTGCATTTGATAGCGATGAGAAAAAAGAGCAAATTTTAAAACTACTAAGATCAAACAAAAGTATAAACGAATGCATGGTTTTAAACACATGCAACCGTGTCGAGATAATTGCAAGCGTTAGTGATCTAGAAAGTGCAACGACGCATGCATTTAGGTGCATGTCTGTATTTTCAGGTGTTTTTGAAGATGAGCTTTATGAAAGGGCTGATATTTATGAAGATAGCGGAGCCGTGCACCACCTCTTTGCCGTGGCAAGCTCACTTGATAGCCTAGTTGTCGGCGAAACACAGATCGTTGGCCAGCTAAAAAATGCTTTTAAATTTGCTTACGATAGCTCAGCTTGCGGCGAACAAATCAGTAAAATCATCCACTATGCATGTAAATGCGCTGCTAAAGTTAGAAACGAAACTCAAATTTCTAAAAATCCGATCTCCGTTTCAAGCGTTGCTGTGGCAAAAGCAAAAGAAATTTTTGGCACGCTTGAAGGAAAAACTTCTATCGTTGTAGGAGCTGGCGAGATGGGCGAACTAGCAGCAAAACACCTAATCTCAAGTGGCGCAGAGGTGATCATTATAAACAGAAGCTCCGAGCGTGTTGAGCAGCTAGTTGATAGCCTTGGTGACAACGCTAGCTGGGATAGCATTTTAAAATTAAAAGAGTATGTAAATAATTATGATCTAATATTTTCAAGCACCGCAGCCCCGCACGCTATCATCACAAACGCCATAATCGAACCAAGAGAATTTCACAGATACTTTTTTGATATTGCCGTGCCAAGGGATATTGATCTTATAAATACAGAATTTATTAGTGTCTATACGGTTGATAGTTTAGAGGAGATAGTAAGGAAAAATTTAGCCCTAAGAGAGGAGCAAGCACAAAAAGCTTATTCGATCGTAGGCCAAGGCACAAGTGAATTTTTAAAAATTTTAAAAGAAGATATGAGCGTGCCACTCATAAAATCTATCCGCAAACAAGCTGAAATTTGCGCTAAAAACGAGCTAGAAAAAGCGATAAAAAAAGGATATTTAAAGCATAGTGATTATGAGGAGGCACAAAAGCTCATTCATCAAGTTTTTAAAGCCTTCTTGCATCAGCCAACGATGAAGCTAAAAAGCCTTGCGGACGAGGAGAGATCTAGCGAGCTTTCAAATGGAGTTAGATTTTTATTTGATATAAAAGAAGAGCAAAATTTTCAAGTGGGAGATATAGATGAGATTTAG